From the Lepus europaeus isolate LE1 chromosome 12, mLepTim1.pri, whole genome shotgun sequence genome, one window contains:
- the LOC133771193 gene encoding allergen Fel d 4-like, with protein MKLLWLCLALILICAQKRGDAHSHSEVSQIAGEWYSVLLASDHREKIEENGSMRIFVEYIHVSKNSSLSFKFHTPVNGKCTEIFLTCDPTEDDRVYTVEYDGHNVFSILDVVPDDYIIFHLINHNNGESFQLMELYGREPDVRSEIREKFVQLSQERGIVEENILDLTKVDRCLYARDGGAA; from the exons ATGAAGCTGCTGTGGCTGTGTCTGGCGCTGATTCTGATCTGTGCCCAAAAGCGAGGAGATGCGCACAGCCACTCGGAGGTGTCCCAG ATTGCAGGAGAGTggtattctgttctgttggcctCTGACCAcagggaaaaaatagaagaaaacggTAGCATGAGGATTTTTGTGGAATACATTCATGTCTCGAAGAACTCTTCTCTATCCTTTAAGTTCCATACACC TGTAAATGGAAAATGtactgaaatttttttaacatgTGACCCAACAGAAGACGACCGTGTATATACTGTTGAGT ATGATGGACACAATGTCTTTAGCATCCTTGATGTGGTCCCTGATGACTATATTATTTTCCATCTCATAAATCACAACAATGGGGAAAGTTTCCAGCTGATGGAGCTCTACG GCCGAGAACCGGATGTGAGATCGGAAATCAGGGAAAAGTTTGTGCAGTTGTCTCAAGAACGTGGAATTGTTGAGGAAAACATACTGGACCTAACCAAAGTCG ATCGCTGCCTCTACGCCAGAGACGGCGGAGCTGCCTAA